A window from Gasterosteus aculeatus chromosome 14, fGasAcu3.hap1.1, whole genome shotgun sequence encodes these proteins:
- the fbxw2 gene encoding F-box/WD repeat-containing protein 2 isoform X1, which produces MSKSCPELLREAANLIEEALSRSPTAPAAQSQQIPAAQSRTPVQAEVARLFAPYNIGARRNMTRRPAQVQVSRRSYTHTVCCLADHNADKIPSVLVIAELPHSGLGEQKVTFSGNDHDPMVITNKLMEVFPKLQQGGGFELLKLLGSTRSRNLALLQCPSTGYTLAYLKDPSTMIGQATIYIRPLQQDLPLDCESSRPASGPVIPCITCQMEVPFSEMKLHRLSCNGTPMEEREQEGGQREENDSETALVSDSVPVRSETSAESAVVPAVIVNEELDRKETDSEWKIIEEPTQAAKVFKENLLREHATGKPLRMKMDVRESEEDRERELLLFYKQQQEWACPLHCTLVGDLAIGEGVMRYFMTTIISKLQFGFSLDLGGMGRTLLFEGEPDHLVPAASEALIESNLFRVAGRMLAHTFLHDGPHVTGLSPAVIHVLLNGDPEMATVVIEDCPDLHIRSIIELLEHEELTPEQKATVSDLSMSWDLPAVTKTNRRWLHNKLLLHAVVGRTMRQIKQLRKGLKDVMVWPLLTSRPDVVPLLFPKMAEMQFTPQMLLEEITWPVEDSDDEDFDLDTTCRITGFLRMFIETASSGTLAQLLTSWVGWEMLPPELTVVISEGTLPTSSTCFETLKLPAHFKIYMDFEKALVAAIKSTGFGLV; this is translated from the exons atgtcaaaaagttgcccggagctgctgagagaagcAGCGAATTTGATTGAGGAAGCTCTGAGCAGAAGTCCAACGGCTCCGGCGGCTCAGTCACAGCAGATACCGGCCGCTCAATCACGTACACCTGTCCAAG cGGAGGTAGCAAGGCTCTTTGCGCCATACAACATTGGAGCCAGAAGGAATATGACGAGACGACCAGCACAAGTCCAAGTTAGCCGAAGAAGCTACACACATACTGTCTGTTGTTTGGCTGACCACAATGCGGATAAAATTCCAAGCGTACTGGTTATAGCTGAACTTCCTCATTCAGGACTTGGAGagcaaaaagtaacattttcag ggAATGACCACGATCCCATGgttataacaaataaactgatggAAGTGTTTCCGAAGCTCCAACAAGGGGGAGGCTTTGAACTTCTAAAACTTTTAGGATCTACTCGCAGTCGAAATCTTGCATTGCTTCAGTGTCCCAGCACTGGATACACCCTTGCCTATCTGAAAGATCCATCGACGATGATTGGGCAGGCTACAATCTACATACGTCCACTTCAACAGGATCTACCCTTAGATTGT GAGAGCTCACGTCCTGCCTCTGGTCCAGTCATCCCCTGCATCACTTGTCAGATGGaagttcccttttcagagaTGAAGCTGCACAGATTGAGCTGCAATGG GACACCCAtggaggaaagagaacaagagggaggccaaagggaagaaaatgatagtGAGACAGCCCTAGTCAGTGACAGTGTTCCAGTGAGGTCTGAAACATCAGCTGAGAGTGCAGTAGTTCCAGCAGTGATTGTCAACGAGGAGTTGGATCgcaaagaaacagacagtg aatGGAAGATTATTGAGGAACCCACTCAAGCTGCCaaagttttcaaagaaaatctgCTAAGGGAACATGCAACTGGGAAACCGCTTAGAATGAAGATGGATGTAagggagtctgaagaggaccgggaacgggagcttctcttattctataaacagcagcaagaatGGGCATGTCCACTTCATTGTACTCTGGTTG gtgatCTTGCTATCGGAGAGGGAGTGATGCGGTACTTTATGACAACAATCATATCCAAACTCCAGTTTGGATTCAGTCTAGATCTTG GAGGAATGGGCCGAACACTGCTATTTGAGGGTGAACCTGACCATCTTGttccagcagcatcagaggcacTTATTGAAAGCAACCTCTTCCGGGTTGCAGGAAGGATGTTGGCCCACACTTTTCTGCATGACGGTCCCCATGTTACAGGATTAAGTCCTGCTGTAATTCATGTACTGCTCAATGGGGACCCAGAAATGGCTACTGTTGTTATTGAAGACTGTCCTGATCTGCACATCAGGAGCATCATAGAACTG CTTGAACATGAAGAACTTACACCGGAACAGAAAGCCACAGTTTCAGATCTTTCCATGTCTTGGGATCTTCCGGCagtcaccaaaacaaatcggaGATGGCTACATAATAAACTTCTACTCCATGCA gtCGTTGGGAGGACCATGCGCCAAATTAAACAGTTGAGAAAGGGACTGAAAGATGTGATGGTATGGCCCCTGCTGACATCTAGGCCAGATGTTGTCCCacttcttttccccaaaatggcTGAAATGCAGTTCACACCCCAG atgCTCCTAGAAGAAATCACATGGCCAGTtgaggacagtgatgatgaagactTTGACTTGGACACCACCTGCCGCATCACTGGCTTTCTAAGGATGTTCATTGAAACGG CTTCATCAGGTACCCTGGCCCAGCTGCTGACATCCTGGGTTGGCTGGGAGATGCTTCCTCCTGAACTGACAGTGGTGATTTCTGAGGGAACCCTTCCTACGTCCTCCACATGCTTTGAAACACTAAAGCTGCCAGCTCATTTCAAGATCTACATGGACTTTGAGAAAGCACTTGTCGCTGCTATAAAAAGTACTGGATTTGGGCTTGTTTAA
- the crb2a gene encoding protein crumbs homolog 2a, which translates to MKQDEEEPRQQQALIQLTFCRRLSALAADCARNGGGGLVRRSSGRSVAPASGQRQQLGEEQQDVTARGLVFSHRAAVQLLTMEPGKVHPNLKTLLLTTMMFKWGILCNATSDRCLSAPCHNGATCVDSMDDYACICAQDGVRHMGKHCDQLYDACAFAPCEDCASTPGTAGYRCVCPDGLSGENCTEEVDECQSNPCSGPRSLCVDQPNGYFCRCPAGYGGRGCGTRVTDCVDGPCGSNGTCVLRPEGFGCLCAPGFEGEACERDVDECSSEPCQNGAICVDGEAEFRCFCVPGFQGHTCEIDINECASRPCENNGTCINEKDHYECECLEGFAGVNCEMEIDECASGPCHNGATCHDLIAAYSCECSPGFDGVDCRVDVDECASDPCQNRAVCHDMVNSYECDCSDTGFQGDHCDVDIPECASDPCQHASSCLEGVNKYTCSCWPGYTGPNCEIDIDECSELPCENGGECFERSDPSHWVLDWELRSEDAAGYICQCQPGFAGENCSVNIDECESEPCQNGGACEDAVNGYACTCSAGFLGDLCEVNVDECQSQPCQNGAWCEDGRASYSCHCPEAEAGELPWGGRHCGVKLRGCVGHACQNGATCHPWLADGEQGHTCLCPHGFYDERCSTPTTFSFSTGRYVHIQVASEGRTRREVEHPVHRGHGVQLRFRTTLPDVVLFFRGDADNHLVLEIVEGGLRAKAFSEEAELDATFPGLVSDGDWRDAHVFVDSKGLVLILKGRGCDRDGCRVTDGGADEPPYLPSEAFTHVYVGGAPEELLEFSASGAGFIGCMEDLMIDSKPVLPQTLPKGRGHELGCSKTDWCKPDPCHGHGRCVDLWTSYQCACYRPFHSQRCTDEFPSWTYGHEDTESFSVYDVGRRHESNFSVSFFLRSLKPDGLLFQLRRPTEEEEGGEVYFSVYLGMGRVFVSSLPNSAPLTAPIFVTTGEKQLLQVEVRHRQVIFEHAGLRYGIGEIPAVSLGIGDRAYVGGLPGDWDSNAWGGHYKGCLQDLRLDSVHLDVDAWNSSDGEGAYLPSDAGNVETACVSDDTCKMKPCLNGGECTVTFNDFLCSCPAEYTGKTCETRVWCVGRPCGHGGYCVDLPDGFDCVTNATFENSPVHYSAGGSLAEPVSSIYVELRTRSGNAVLLRASRGPDLLMVGLLDSSVRVEIHIGNSVEALAFTGVRRVADGGWHRVNISMAQKGRKASPWVITVDGITDASSAPQRAGGVRFLNDKSATLALAESFTGCLGAVRVGGVHLPFLDDYKAPQPSQFHLAGKPKIRLGCTGAPVCEPDPCANGATCEDLFNKRVCVCSSGWGGELCETDVDDCASQPCVHGSCKDYLAGFECRCHPGYAGELCEEDVDECQRHACEHGGTCHDGPNMYTCTCPKGYSGPRCQWDYPPIQCGKDVRCENDGVCRDGLWGANCTCMPGFTGSRCESEIDECASNPCRHGGSCLDRFNMFVCECPPGYSGPTCDTNKQAHKQGVPWLVVAIPLLCFCVLIVIIGLTFVALTARKKRQSEGAYSPSTQEVAGARLEMDSMLKVPPEERLI; encoded by the exons ATGaagcaggacgaggaggagccTCGCCAGCAGCAGGCGTTGATCCAGCTCACGTTTTGCCGTCGCCTCTCTGCCCTCGCGGCTGATTGCGCTCGGAACGGGGGAGGAGGCCTCGTCCGCCGGAGCTCCGGTCGCTCAGTCGCGCCGGCGTCTGGGCAGCGACAGCAGCTCggtgaggagcagcaggatgtaACCGCTCGAGGACTCGTCTTCTCCCACCGCGCCGCCGTCCAGCTTCTCACCATGGAGCCGGGGAAGGTTCACCCCAACCTGAAGACGCTGCTGCTGACCACGATGATGTTTAAATGGG GAATCCTCTGCAATGCCACGTCGGACAGGTGTCTGTCCGCGCCCTGCCACAACGGAGCCACCTGCGTGGACTCCATGGACGACTACGCCTGCATCTGTGCCCAAGACGGGGTCCGCCACATGGGCAAGCACTGCGACCAGCTGTACGACGCCTGCGCCTTCGCGCCCTGCGAGGATTGCGCCAGCACGCCCGGCACCGCGGGGTACCGCTGCGTCTGCCCCGACGGACTCTCGGGCGAGAACTGCACCGAGGAGGTGGACGAGTGCCAGAGCAACCCTTGCTCGGGGCCCCGCTCCCTGTGCGTGGACCAGCCCAACGGGTACTTCTGCAGGTGTCCCGCTGGCTACGGCGGGCGGGGCTGCGGGACGCGCGTGACGGACTGCGTCGACGGGCCCTGCGGGAGCAACGGGACCTGCGTGCTGCGCCCGGAGGGCTTCGGGTGCCTCTGCGCGCCGGGGTTCGAAGGGGAGGCCTGCGAGCGCGACGTGGACGAGTGCTCCTCGGAGCCCTGCCAGAACGGGGCCATCTGCGTGGACGGCGAGGCGGAGTTCCGCTGCTTCTGCGTGCCCGGTTTCCAGGGTCACACCTGCGAGATCGACATCAACGAGTGCGCCTCGCGGCCCTGCGAGAACAACGGCACCTGCATCAATGAGAAGGACCACTACGAGTGTGAGTGCCTGGAGGGCTTCGCAG gAGTCAACTGCGAAATGGAGATCGACGAGTGCGCGTCCGGGCCCTGCCACAACGGGGCCACCTGCCACGACTTGATCGCCGCGTATTCCTGCGAGTGTTCGCCCGGGTTCGATGGCGTGGACTGCCGAGTCGACGTGGACGAGTGCGCCAGTGATCCCTGCCAGAACAGGGCCGTCTGCCACGACATGGTGAACAG CTATGAATGTGACTGCAGCGATACAGGATTCCAGGGTGACCACTGTGACGTGGACATCCCAGAGTGTGCCTCTGATCCCTGTCAGCATGCTTCCTCATGCTTAGAGGGAGTCAACAAATACACTTGCTCCTGCTGGCCAG GTTACACGGGACCAAACTGCGAGATTGATATAGACGAGTGTTCCGAGCTGCCCTGCGAGAATGGCGGGGAGTGTTTTGAGCGCTCAGATCCGTCGCACTGGGTGCTGGACTGGGAGCTCCGGTCTGAGGATGCAGCGGGGTACATCTGCCAGTGTCAGCCGGGCTTCGCAG GCGAGAACTGCTCCGTCAACATAGACGAATGTGAGTCAGAACCCTGCCAGAACGGAGGCGCGTGTGAGGACGCGGTCAACGGCTACGCCTGCACCTGCTCTGCAGGGTTCCTAG GCGATCTGTGTGAGGTGAACGTTGACGAGTGCCAGAGCCAGCCCTGCCAGAACGGCGCCTGGTGCGAGGACGGCAGGGCCTCCTACAGCTGCCACTGTCCCGAGGCGGAGGCCGGCGAGCTCCCCTGGGGGGGCCGTCACTGCGGCGTGAAGCTGCGCGGCTGCGTGGGCCACGCGTGCCAGAACGGAGCCACGTGCCACCCGTGGCTGGCGGACGGGGAACAGGGTCACACGTGCCTGTGCCCTCACGGCTTCTACGACGAGCGGTGCTCCACGCCGAcgaccttctccttctccacggGCCGCTACGTTCACATCCAGGTTGCGTCCGAGGGGAGGACCCGGAGGGAGGTCGAGCACCCCGTCCACCGCGGGCACGGGGTGCAGCTGCGCTTCCGGACGACTCTGCCCGACGTGGTGCTCTTCTTCAGGGGGGATGCGGACAATCACCTCGTCTTGGAGATCGTGGAGGGAGGTCTTCGAGCGAAAGCTTTTTCCGAGGAAGCCGAACTGGATGCGACGTTTCCTGGACTGGTCAGCGATGGAGACTGGCGGGACGCCCACGTCTTTGTGGATAGCAAGGGCCTGGTGCTGATCCTGAAAGGCCGTGGCTGCGACAGGGATGGATGCAGAGTCACGGACGGCGGCGCGGATGAACCACCCTACCTGCCCTCCGAGGCCTTCACTCACGTGTACGTGGGCGGAGCACCAGAGGAGCTTTTAGAGTTCTCCGCGAGCGGCGCGGGCTTCATCGGCTGCATGGAAGACCTGATGATCGACTCTAAGCCCGTCCTACCGCAAACGCTTCCGAAGGGCCGAGGCCACGAGCTGGGATGCAGTAAGACCGATTGGTGTAAGCCCGACCCGTGCCATGGACATGGACGCTGCGTGGACCTGTGGACCAGCTATCAGTGCGCCTGCTACCGTCCCTTCCACAGCCAGCGCTGCACTGACG AGTTCCCGTCATGGACATACGGCCATGAGGACACAGAGAGCTTCAGCGTCTATGATGTCGGGAGGAGACACGAGAGCAACTTCAGTGTGTCCTTCTTCCTGAGGTCGCTGAAGCCCGACGGGCTGCTGTTCCAGCTGAGGAGAcccacggaggaggaggagggcggggaggTATACTTCTCCGTCTACCTGGGGATGGGGAGGGTCTTCGTCAGCTCTCTGCCCAACAGCGCCCCCCTAACAGCTCCCATATTTGTGACCACCGGCGAGAAGCAACTCCTGCAGGTGGAAGTGCGCCACCGACAGGTGATCTTTGAGCACGCGGGCCTTCGCTACGGGATCGGAGAGATCCCCGCGGTCAGCCTCGGCATCGGGGATCGGGCGTACGTTGGGGGACTCCCGGGAGACTGGGACTCCAACGCGTGGGGGGGGCATTACAAAGGCTGCCTGCAGGACCTTCGCTTGGACTCTGTGCATCTAGATGTGGACGCCTGGAACAGCTCGGACGGGGAGGGAGCGTATCTACCGAGTGATGCTGGGAATGTGGAGACGGCCTGCGTCAGCGACGACACGTGCAAG ATGAAGCCCTGTCTAAATGGAGGAGAATGCACCGTCACGTTCAACGATTTCCTGTGTTCGTGTCCGGCGGAATACACCGGAAAGACCTGCGAGACACGCGTGTGGTGTGTGGGCCGTCCGTGCGGCCATGGCGGCTACTGCGTGGACCTCCCCGATGGATTTGACT GTGTTACCAACGCCACGTTTGAGAACAGCCCCGTGCACTACAGCGCCGGCGGCTCCCTGGCTGAACCCGTCTCCAGCATATACGTGGAGCTGCGGACCCGTTCGGGGAACGCTGTGCTCCTGAGGGCCTCCCGGGGCCCCGACCTGCTGATGGTGGGTCTGCTGGATTCGTCGGTCCGGGTGGAGATCCACATCGGCAACAGCGTCGAGGCTCTGGCCTTCACGGGGGTTCGCCGCGTGGCCGATGGGGGCTGGCACCGCGTGAACATCTCAATGGCCCAGAAGGGACGCAAAGCTTCCCCCTGGGTGATCACCGTGGACGGGATCACGGACGCCAGCAGCGCGCCGCAGCGCGCGGGAGGCGTCCGCTTCCTCAACGACAAGTCGGCCACACTGGCCCTCGCGGAGAGCTTCACCGGCTGCCTGGGGGCGGTCAGGGTCGGTGGAGTCCACCTCCCTTTCCTGGACGACTACAAAGCCCCGCAGCCGTCTCAGTTCCACTTAGCTGGAAAACCAAAGATCCGTTTGGGTTGCACCGGCGCCCCCGTCTGCGAGCCCGACCCCTGTGCAAATGGGGCCACTTGTGAAGACCTCTTCAACAAACGGGTCTGCGTCTGTTCTTCGGGCTGGGGGGGCGAGCTGTGCGAGACGGACGTCGATGACTGTGCGTCTCAGCCCTGCGTCCACGGGAGCTGTAAGGACTACTTGGCTGGGTTCGAGTGCCGATGCCACCCGGGATACGCCGGCGAGCTCTGCGAGGAGGATGTGGACGAGTGTCAGCGCCACGCCTGTGAGCATGGAGGCACCTGTCACGATGGACCCAACATGTACACCTGTACATGCCCCAAGGGCTACAGCGGCCCTCGCTGCCA GTGGGACTACCCTCCCATACAGTGTGGTAAAGATGTCCGCTGTGAGAACGATGGGGTCTGCCGTGATGGGCTGTGGGGAGCCAACTGTACATGCATGCCCGGTTTTACAGGCAGCAG GTGTGAGTCGGAGATCGACGAGTGTGCGTCGAACCCCTGTCGACACGGCGGCTCCTGTTTGGATCGAttcaacatgtttgtgtgtgaatgcccGCCTGGCTACAGCGGTCCAACCTGTGACACTAAC AAACAAGCCCACAAACAAGGGGTCCCCTGGTTGGTGGTCGCCATCCCGCTGCTCTGCTTCTGCGTGTTGATCGTCATCATCGGCTTGACCTTCGTGGCGCTCACGGCGCGGAAGAAGCGCCAGTCGGAGGGCGCGTACAGCCCCAGCACCCAGGAGGTGGCCGGGGCCCGGCTAGAGATGGACAGCATGCTCAAAGTCCCACCGGAGGAGAGGCTCATCTGA
- the fbxw2 gene encoding F-box/WD repeat-containing protein 2 isoform X2 — protein MEKAAFEGWLESVSAAFLTLSDQQRNRSLDHLISLSGAVQLRHLSNGLETLLKRDFLRLLPLELAFYLIHWLDPETLLICCRVCKQWNKLINSCTEVWQGVCRELGWRIDESIPDAPHWKAVYLKAKLRMVQLQDQEAFETSSLIGHSARVYALYYKDGLLCTGSDDLSAKLWDVRTGQCIYGIQTHTCAAVKFDEQKLVTGSFDNTIASWEWSTGAKIQQFRGHTGAVFSVDYNDELDVLVSGSADFMVKVWALSAGACLNTLTGHTEWVTKVLLQKSEVESVVHSPGDHILLSADKYEIKVWPLGREINCKCLKTLSVSEDRSIGLQPRLQFDGRHIVCSSDLGVYQWDFASFEILRVIKTQDPGNLSLLSFGEVFALLFDNHFLYVMDLRTEAISGRWPLPAYRKSKRGSSFLAGVTSWLNGLDGDNDSGLVFATSMPDHSIHLVLWKENG, from the exons ATGGAGAAGGCAGCCTTTGAGGGGTGGCTGGAGTCAGTCTCTGCCGCTTTCCTTACTCTGAGCGACCAGCAGCGCAACCGTTCTCTGGACCACCTGATCTCCCTCAGCGGCGCCGTGCAGCTCCGTCATCTGTCCAACGGACTGGAGACTCTGCTAAAGCGCGACTTCCTGCGCCTCCTTCCCCTGGAGCTGGCCTTCTACCTGATCCACTGGCTGGACCCGGAGACCTTGCTCATCTGCTGCCGGGTCTGCAAACAGTGGAATAAG TTGATCAACTCGTGCACGGAGGTGTGGCAGGGCGTGTGTCGGGAGCTGGGCTGGAGGATCGATGAGTCCATCCCGGACGCGCCGCACTGGAAGGCCGTCTACCTGAAGGCCAAACTGCGCAtggtgcagctgcaggaccaggaGGCCTTCGAGACGTCGTCCCTCATTGGCCACAGCGCTCGAGTGTACGCCCTCTACTACAAGGACGGCCTCCTCTGCACAG GCTCCGACGACCTCTCTGCCAAGTTATGGGACGTGCGCACTGGTCAGTGCATTTACGGCATTCAGACGCACACCTGCGCCGCGGTGAAGTTCGACGAACAGAAGCTGGTGACCGGGTCCTTTGACAACACCATTGCATCGTGGGAGTGGAGCACAGGAGCTAAAATCCAGCAGTTCCGTGGCCACACGGGAGCAG TCTTCAGCGTGGACTACAACGACGAGCTGGACGTGCTGGTCAGCGGCTCGGCGGACTTCATGGTGAAGGTGTGGGCTCTGTCGGCCGGCGCCTGCCTCAACACCCTGACCGGCCACACGGAGTGGGTCACCaag GTGCTGCTCCAGAAGAGTGAGGTGGAGTCGGTGGTGCACAGTCCTGGTGACCACATCCTCCTGAGTGCTGATAAGTATGAGATAAAG GTGTGGCCCCTGGGCAGAGAAATCAATTGCAAGTGTCTGAAGACGCTGTCGGTGTCGGAGGACCGCAGCATCGGCCTCCAGCCCCGCCTGCAGTTCGATGGGCGCCACATCGTCTGCAGCTCCGACCTCGGCGTGTACCAGTGGGACTTTGCCAGCTTTGAGATCCTCAG GGTGATAAAGACCCAGGACCCCGGCAACCTGTCCCTGCTCAGCTTCGGTGAGGTGTTCGCGCTCCTTTTCGACAACCACTTCCTGTACGTGATGGACTTGAGGACGGAGGCCATCTCGGGCCGCTGGCCTCTGCCGGCCTACAGGAAGTCCAAACGGGGGTCCAGCTTCCTGGCCGGCGTGACGTCCTGGCTCAACGGCCTGGACGGGGACAATGACTCGGGACTGGTGTTTGCCACCAGCATGCCCGACCATAGCATTCACTTGGTACTGTGGAAGGAGAACGGGTAG